TTTGCAGAATATCCTGTAGCATCGTCAAGAAACTGCCTGAAACGCTTATTGGTATCAAGTATCAGATTTTCATCGGTAACATCGGTATCAGATACTGTATCCACCACAAGTTTCTTGTTCTCTATCCATACTTCCATTTTCGAGATTGCGCCATAAGATGTCACAAGTCGGTCATCTGTACGTTCTATCTCCGGAAAATTCTCTTCAAGGACTGAATGAATACGATCAATATCAGGACTGTAACCGCGTTTTAGTTTGTATGACTGCATTTTAAAACCTCTTATTACAACCTCTTTATTCCGGATAATAGCTACATATTTTACTTAATCCTTTTGATTTAAAAACAGTAAGCGATCATTTTTTATTCAATTGAGGATATCATTTCAGGAATACCACAGCCATATACAGGTGATCAGAATGCCCAAAAAATTATCATTTGAAGATCTTGTAGCAGAGAAGGAGAAAGAAGCAGAAGATGTCGAAAACATTGAACTTGAGGACATGTACGACCTGATAATACCTCCAGGGACCCCTTCGTACATCATATATGACCTTGTGGAAGAATTCAATCTCGAACCTGTGGACAGGAGAGTTAAGGTCAATATCGTAGACTGTGATGAACGGGATGTACTGGCACTCAGGGGTCAGCTGGAAGATGTCCAGGAAGCTGAACAGATTCTCTACAGAGAATTGAAAGCCTGGGCAGAAGACCAGGAATAAATCAGAAGTCCATATTTATACCGGTAATGGTATCACTGTTAAAATCAAAAACTGTTGCTTTTGAATCCTCATTGAAAATCTCAAGTCTGCGGCTATCATTAATCGAGCCGATCACAGCTGCAGTAATACCTGCATCCCTGAAGATACGGATACATTCTGATGCATTCTCCTCCTTTGCAGTAAGAACATAACCTGTTGCAGGATAGACCTTGAGCCACTGTTCAAGATCAACTGAATCAGGAACAGGAATCCGATCAAGATCAACCATTGCACCAACTTTACTGCTCTCACACAGCATTCCCAGAGTGCC
Above is a genomic segment from Methanosalsum zhilinae DSM 4017 containing:
- a CDS encoding DUF5611 family protein, which encodes MQSYKLKRGYSPDIDRIHSVLEENFPEIERTDDRLVTSYGAISKMEVWIENKKLVVDTVSDTDVTDENLILDTNKRFRQFLDDATGYSAKERVKQAKKEVTK